DNA from Propionispora vibrioides:
GGCGCTCGCTTATGGGATGTGTTTTTCTTTGACTGGGGGTACTATCACAATCATTTGCTGGAAATTCCATTCGTCTGGCAGGGAGGCATGGCTATCCAAGGCGGCGTTTTTCTTGGTGCCATAGTCGGGTACCTTTATACCAAGCGTCATCAGATTGACACCTGGGCTTTTGCCGACATCGTCGCCGCTCCGGCCATTATCCTCGGTCAGGCGCTGGGCCGGGCCGCCAATCTGTTGAACGGCGATGCCTTCGGACATCCTACAGGCGGCAACTTCGGCATTCTCTATCCCTCTACCACACTGGCTCATCAGGTATATGGCACACAGCCCTTATGGCCGGCCGAAATATGGGAAAGTCAGTTGGATATCGTTATCTTTGTGCTGCTGCTGCTTTTCCGTACGACCAATCACGCCAAGGGTCAGGTATTCATCCTGTATGCGGTGCTTTATTCCACGGCCCGTTTTTTCCTGGAATATTTGCGTGGTGATTACGGCACCTTACTATTGGGGTTAAAATCGGCACAGCTTACCAGTTTAGCAGTGATTCTAGCCGGAATCTGCCTATTTATTTGGGTGGGCAAATACGGCACACCGATTCAGGAGTCAAAAAAAACAAACAAAAGATAATCCTCTGCGGTAAAGAAACGGGCAGCCTGCTCAATATAGCGGGCTACCCTTTTTCTTTGCCATTATTCTTATCTTGATTCTGTCGCTTAGCAAGCCGCTCCCGGACAACCGCTTCATAGCCCTGATCACCGGGCCGGTAATAAACAGTGCCTGCCAACGCATCGGGCAAATACTGCTGTTCAACATAATGCCCTGGATAATCGTGCGGATACCGGTACTCTTTCCCGTGGCCAAAAGCTTTAGCTCCTTTATAGCTGCTGTCGCGCAAATGCAGCGGCACAGTGCCGCAATCCCTTTGTTTTACATCCTGCAGAGCATCGTTGATGCCCAGATACGCCGCGTTGCTCTTAGGCGCCGCCGCAATGTAGGTGACAGCCTGTGCCAAAGGAATCCGCGCCTCCGGCAGGCCAATAAACTGCACGGCCTGCGCCGCCGCCATCGCCAGACTGAGCGCCTGAGGATCGGCATTTCCGACGTCTTCTGCAGCACAGATCACAATTCTGCGGGCAATAAATTTTACATCTTCACCAGCCGCCAGCATCCGGGCCAGATAATGCAGCGCCGCATCAGGATCGGAACCGCGCATGCTTTTAATCAACGCCGAAGCTACATCATAATGGTTATCGCCATTTTTATCGTATATTTGTATTTTTTCACCGGCCACAGCATGTACAAAGTCCACAGTCAGCCGTTTTTCTTGCGACACTTCCAATAAACCGACGG
Protein-coding regions in this window:
- the lgt gene encoding prolipoprotein diacylglyceryl transferase, producing the protein MHQYLFFIGDFPIRAYGLILSLSIILATGTAYYFAKQDGRWHQHVPDMGIYCGIAGIIGARLWDVFFFDWGYYHNHLLEIPFVWQGGMAIQGGVFLGAIVGYLYTKRHQIDTWAFADIVAAPAIILGQALGRAANLLNGDAFGHPTGGNFGILYPSTTLAHQVYGTQPLWPAEIWESQLDIVIFVLLLLFRTTNHAKGQVFILYAVLYSTARFFLEYLRGDYGTLLLGLKSAQLTSLAVILAGICLFIWVGKYGTPIQESKKTNKR
- a CDS encoding replication-associated recombination protein A; translation: MDLFSYSLQQETGRKNEPLAARMRPRSLEEFVGQDKVVGQGSFLRKMIESDNIPSMILFGPPGTGKTTLANVIANQTGSHYEQLNAVAAGIADVRKVTEGAKERLILHRQRTLLFIDEIHRFNKGQQDVLLPFVEDGRVILIGATTENPYFEVNSPLLSRMRVVRLQPLNKEAVLRIIRQATADAERGLGQLAIEYDELALATIADISGGDARVALNILEQAVGLLEVSQEKRLTVDFVHAVAGEKIQIYDKNGDNHYDVASALIKSMRGSDPDAALHYLARMLAAGEDVKFIARRIVICAAEDVGNADPQALSLAMAAAQAVQFIGLPEARIPLAQAVTYIAAAPKSNAAYLGINDALQDVKQRDCGTVPLHLRDSSYKGAKAFGHGKEYRYPHDYPGHYVEQQYLPDALAGTVYYRPGDQGYEAVVRERLAKRQNQDKNNGKEKG